From Variovorax sp. PMC12, the proteins below share one genomic window:
- a CDS encoding Hcp family type VI secretion system effector produces the protein MSSDFHIKLDGVKGESSHKDHKDEIEISSWSWNVSNSSGAGSGGGSGKGKATPGEFHFTHTYDKASPVLAKNCVSGKHFKDMVLTCRKAGEGQQEYLKVTMKEVFISGVSPGGAQGGDVHEQVLCSFKDIEFAYKAQDDKGAAGGEVKFGWNVPTTETR, from the coding sequence ATGTCTTCTGACTTTCACATCAAGCTCGACGGCGTCAAGGGCGAGTCTTCCCACAAGGATCACAAGGACGAGATCGAGATCTCGTCGTGGTCCTGGAACGTGAGCAACTCGTCGGGCGCGGGCTCCGGCGGCGGTTCCGGCAAGGGCAAGGCCACGCCCGGCGAATTCCACTTCACGCACACCTACGACAAGGCCTCTCCGGTGCTGGCCAAGAACTGCGTGAGCGGCAAGCACTTCAAGGACATGGTCCTGACCTGCCGCAAGGCCGGCGAAGGCCAGCAGGAGTACCTGAAGGTCACCATGAAGGAAGTCTTCATCTCCGGCGTGAGCCCCGGCGGCGCGCAGGGCGGCGACGTGCACGAGCAGGTTCTTTGCTCGTTCAAGGACATCGAGTTCGCCTACAAGGCGCAGGACGACAAGGGTGCGGCCGGCGGCGAAGTGAAGTTCGGCTGGAACGTGCCGACCACCGAAACCCGCTGA
- a CDS encoding PP2C family protein-serine/threonine phosphatase, whose translation MEIEIVTLSRQGGRTYNEDVHGHWHDARHVACLVADGAGGHGGGDVAAATARASMLGGFSAAPGLDEATLRRLVEQANLDVVARQAEGGKLAGMRSTIVFAAIDLEDHALAWVHSGDSRAYLFRGGAIVARTTDHSLVQQMVAGGMLDEEGARLHPQRNMLLSALGSVEEAPDIAVSDRMRLLPGDVLLLCSDGVWEPLGDECLIDTLHASRTPTQWTELIDAQVKANAKPGHDNYTALTLWVIEDDGDDVTRLMPENAMPTDS comes from the coding sequence TTGGAAATCGAAATCGTCACGCTCTCCCGGCAGGGCGGCCGCACCTACAACGAGGACGTGCACGGCCACTGGCACGACGCGCGTCATGTCGCCTGCCTGGTCGCCGACGGCGCGGGCGGCCATGGCGGCGGCGACGTGGCGGCGGCCACCGCGCGCGCCAGCATGCTCGGCGGTTTCTCGGCCGCGCCGGGGCTGGACGAAGCCACGCTGCGCCGTCTGGTGGAGCAGGCCAACCTCGACGTGGTGGCGCGCCAGGCCGAGGGCGGCAAGCTCGCGGGCATGCGCTCGACCATCGTGTTCGCGGCCATCGACCTGGAAGACCATGCGCTCGCCTGGGTGCACAGCGGCGACAGCCGGGCCTACCTGTTCCGCGGCGGCGCCATCGTGGCGCGCACCACCGACCACAGCCTGGTGCAGCAGATGGTGGCCGGCGGCATGCTCGACGAAGAGGGGGCGCGGCTGCATCCGCAACGCAACATGCTGCTGTCGGCGCTGGGCTCGGTCGAGGAGGCGCCCGACATCGCGGTGTCGGACCGGATGCGCCTGCTGCCCGGCGACGTGCTGCTGCTGTGCAGCGACGGCGTGTGGGAGCCGCTGGGCGACGAGTGCCTGATCGACACGCTGCACGCCTCGCGCACGCCCACCCAATGGACCGAGCTGATCGATGCGCAGGTCAAGGCCAACGCCAAGCCGGGCCACGACAACTACACGGCGCTCACGCTGTGGGTGATAGAGGACGACGGGGACGACGTGACCCGGCTGATGCCGGAGAACGCGATGCCGACGGATTCCTGA
- a CDS encoding peptidoglycan-binding domain-containing protein: MAFSTPFIGSSGNPRTAYNIDWSVGLIGSNTREDVMLVQALFRIFYYELLGFNGGFDPPPGENAVIVVDGQKGPITQRHIVHFQEQAIARGQNLKPDGIFDPYRAVGASSTISKTRYALDLLNNGCANLCDAQGIDNYSNLPNRQDMPLLLRSALKRVKKTASKYTYVAPQTVPTTGGA, from the coding sequence ATGGCATTCAGCACCCCATTCATCGGCTCGAGCGGCAATCCGCGCACGGCCTACAACATCGACTGGTCCGTCGGCCTGATCGGCTCCAACACGCGCGAAGACGTGATGCTGGTGCAGGCGCTGTTCAGGATCTTCTACTACGAACTGCTCGGCTTCAACGGCGGTTTCGATCCACCTCCCGGGGAGAACGCAGTGATCGTCGTGGACGGCCAGAAGGGGCCGATCACGCAGAGGCACATCGTGCACTTCCAGGAACAGGCGATCGCGCGCGGCCAGAACCTGAAGCCGGACGGCATCTTCGATCCGTACCGGGCGGTGGGCGCGAGCAGCACGATCAGCAAGACGCGCTACGCACTCGACCTGCTCAACAACGGCTGCGCCAACCTCTGCGACGCGCAGGGCATCGACAACTACAGCAACCTGCCGAACCGGCAGGACATGCCGCTGTTGCTGCGCAGCGCGCTGAAGCGGGTCAAGAAGACGGCCAGCAAGTACACCTACGTCGCGCCGCAGACGGTGCCGACCACGGGCGGCGCCTGA